A segment of the Candidatus Izimaplasma bacterium HR1 genome:
CTCAATATCAAAACGATTAAATAATTTAAATAATTTACAATTTATGGTATAATTAGAAAAGGAAAAAAAGGGCGTGATGTAATGAACAACAGAAATAAATTCCTCAGTGATGAATTCCTAAATAAAGCAATACGTGTCTTAGTAGTTATCATACTATCATTAGGCGTAATTCTTTTAGCATCACAATTTAGTAATATTTGGATAAGTATTACCAGTGCCATTTCAAGGGTAGCGGTTCCGCTAGCACTCGTATGGCTTGTTTCGTTAGTAATGTTTCCACTTATCAAATTACTAGAACGTAGAGGAGTAGGTCCAAGGGGACTTAGTGTAGCAGTAATCTTTATTAGTACAATTGCTGTTATCTTCTTTATAATTTACTTCTTAGTACCTTATATCTTAACCCAAGTACGATTATTCTTCGAAACAGATTGGCCAGCAATTCAATCATATTTCGCAAATGATTTACGAGGAGACTTTATCTTTGGTACTGATATATTCGATGCTATTGAAGGATTTATCAACGAATCAACAATTGTTGAAGATACTGTTGGTGGAATTGTTGATGGGTTAACTACTTCATTATCAAGTTCATTAATAAATGTTATTAGTATCGCAGTTGTCTTACCTGTAACGCTTATTTATTACTTAATAGATTACGAAATGATTAACGATACACTTCGTTCAATCATTCCGAAAAGATATGAAAAATCAGCTTCTGATTTAGGTTCAAGATTAAATAGTACAGTTGGAGCTTATGTCCGCGGGCAAATCTTATTAATGTTAGCCATCGGAGCTGCGGCAACAATTTTATACCGTTTAATCGGACTCCAATACTTCTTTGTATTTGGTATTATTGTTGGTATCACCAACATCATCCCATATTTCGGAGCGATTATCGCAATGATCCCGGTTGTTGCTTATGCAATTATTACCGCAGATACTGGTCCTGGACCAATCGCTGTAGTTTTAGTAAATGTTGGACTGCAAATGATTGAAGGAAATGTCTTCCAACCAATCATTATGGGACGACAATTAGAAATTCATGCCATTGTAATCATTATGTCAATTATGTTCTTTGGTAGTTTATTTGGAACACTTGGTGTTATCTTTGCTGCACCTATCGCTGCTGCACTTAGGGTATTATTTGCATTTTACCGTGAGAAAAAATCAGAAAGAGAGGCTGCCTCACTCGCCTCGGGTAATTCACCTTAATGAATCATAGAAAAGTTTACAATGTCTTCCAAATAAACTTAATCATGTTTTATATTACATGTATTATGTTAGTACCAATTTTGACAGTGATTTCATTCTTATTTGATTTTCATTTATATGCATCAACGAATTCAATTATTTTAATTGCTAGTATTATATTGTTAATCTTTTTCGTTATTGGACTTGTCTATTTATTAATCACAAGACCACATTTTGAAAGAAGACTAAAACCATCATATCCACGAGAAATGACAATCACAATTACTGTTAGCGCAGTAGGAGTATTAGGACTAGGAATTATGTTTATGTATTTCGGGGGACCATCATATTATGTACCACATGTCGTTACCCCAATCGGAATAATTATGTACGCGATTCTCTATTTTGTCGGAGTACGCTATTTCAACGTAAGTTTATTAAACAGAAAATAATGGCTACCCTGGTAGCCATTTTGTTAAGGAGGTGACATTATGTTTGAACGATTAATCCAGTTAATTGGTGAAGAGAAACTAGAAAAACTAAAAAAATCAACAGTTCTTATCTTTGGGTTAGGAGGTGTTGGTGGAAGTGCAACAGAAGCGATAGCTAGAAGTGCGTTTGGCACGATTATCTTAGTTGATAAAGACACAGTCGAATTATCAAATATAAATAGACAATTAGTAGCCCTTCATTCAACGATTAACCATACTAAAACTGAAGTTCTAAAAAAGCGAATCTTAGATATTAATCCAGCATGTAATGTCATAACCTATAATATGTTTTATAATTTTGAAACTAAGGACCAAATTTGGCAAAACAAAATTGATTATGTCATCGATTGTATCGATACCATAACTTTCAAAATTGATATTGCGAAAGTTTGTCAAGATAAGGGAATACCTCATATTAGTGTAATGGGGACAGGTAATAAATATCATCCCGAAAAACTAGAGATTATGCCTTTATCAAAAACTGAGTATGATCCTATCGCAAAAGTAATGAGAAAGAAACTAAGAATCGATTACAAACTAAATGAAATAATCGTTGTCGCTTCAAAAGAAATACCAGAAAAAACTGATTCTACAACCCAATCACCTTCTTCCAATGCCTTTGTTCCAAATACAGCAGGAATTATCGCTGCTAGTTATATCTTTAATAAGGCAATTGAGTAATACACTAAGATATAGTAATTATAATCCGCTTTGGAAAGAAGAATTTCATAAACTAAAAACGCACCTTGATTCACTACTAACAACTCTCATCATTGATATAGTTCATGTTGGTAGTACTAGTGTCGAATCATTAGGGGCAAAACCAATTATTGACATTGATGTTATCTTTTCAGAAAATCTTGAGTTCATTATTAAGATTTTAGAAACAAATAACTATCTATATGAAGGAACTAAAGGTATTGAAGATCGTCATGCTTTTAAATACCTTAAAGATGATTTTTATGAACATCATCTCTACGTTATAAAACAAGGTAGTGATAATTTAAATAATCATCTTACCTTAAAAAGAGCACTACAAAATAATTCGAAATATAGAAAACAGTACCAAGACTTAAAACAAAGCTTAATCAAACATAGTAAACAAGACCGCGAGTTTTACACAAATGGTAAAACAAGTTTAATCACAAGAATCCTAAAGGAGGAATCATTAATGAAATCAATCATTTTAGGAGGAGGATGCTTTTGGGGAGTAGAAGCATATTTTAAACAGTTGGAAGGAGTTTCAACTACTGAAGTTGGTTATATCAACGGTAACGGTGAAACCAGCTATAAAGAAGTATGTGCTGGTAGTGGCCACGTTGAAGCTGTCTTATTAAGATATGATGAAGAAGTAATCTCAATTAAAAAAATATTAGATCATTTCTTTAATATAATCGATCCTACAAGCATCAATAAACAAGGAAATGATGTTGGTGTTCAGTACCGCACAGGAATCTATAACTATCAACCTGAGCAACTACCGTTTATTGAGAATTACATAACTGTTCGTCAAAAAGAATATCAAAAACCAATCCGTATCGAAACAGTAACGAATCTGACATTCTATCCCGCTGAAGATAACCATCAAGATTACTTAGGAAAAAATCAAAATGGCTACTGCCATATTGATTTAAACTCACATAAAAATGTCAAATAAAGTCTTAGTAATTGGTGCGGTTAATATTGATATCTTTGCGAATACAGAAGAAAAATATGTCTTAGAAGATTCTAATCTAGCTAAGATAACTTTAGGATTTGGGGGCGTTGGTGGTAATATCGCAACTAACTTAAATACCCTAAATTTAGAAGTCTCTTTTATCACAGCTTTTAGTAGTGATCTACTTGGTAATATGCTTTATAATCACTACCAAAAACTAGGGATAGATACTTCAAATGCCTATACAAGTTTAGATAGTAATTCAAGTGTTTATTTAGGTGTTTTAGATGAACTTAATGACCTATATCTAGGCTTAAATGACATGAGTATCATTAAGGAAATGGATCGTACTTTCCTACAAACCAAACACGATTATATTAATCAATTTGAATATATCGTGATTGATAATAACTTAGCCAAAGAAACATTAGAGTACTTATTAAAAACATACCAAAACAAAACCCTAATATTAGATGCAGTTAGTGCTAAAAAAGTTGTTAAACTACAATCATTATTAAAATATATAAGTGTTCTAAAAGTAAATCAAATTGAGTTAGACGTTTTATCAAAAGAAGATACTACGATAAACCAAATTAATGATTTACTAAAACAAGGAGTAAAAGAACTCCTTGTAACTAATAAACAAAACCCTGTATTTTATGCTTCTAACGATTATACTGAGAAGTATGAAACAATACCATGTAATAACATCGTAAACGCTACAGGAGCAGGTGATGCATTTATCAGTGGATATATTCAAGCATTGATCAACCAAAAACCAATTGCTGAAAGAATCTTAAATGCTAATACCTTAGCAAACAAAACATTACAAAGTACAATAAGTACAATTGAAAAGAGTGATATAAATGTTAAATGATTATATTGAATTAAGTAAAGAAGTATCAAAAGCTAAAGCTTACAATCTACCAATTGTTGCTTTAGAATCAACAATTATTTCTCACGGAATGCCTTATCCTGAAAATGTTAAGACAGCTTTAGAGTGTGAAAGAATTGTTAGGGAAAACGGAGCAGTACCTGCGACGATTGCAATTTTAAATGGTAAACTTAAAATTGGTTTATCAGAATCAGAAATTGATTTCTTAGGAAAAGAAGCAACTAAAATCCAAAAGACTTCAAGAAGAGATATTGCTTATAATATTACTAATAAAATAAATGGTGCAACAACAGTAAGTGCAACAATGTACATTGCTAGTTTAGCTAATATCCATGTCTTTGCGACAGGTGGAATTGGTGGTGTTCACCGCGGTGCGGAAACTACAATGGATATTTCTGCTGATTTAGAAGAATTAGCAGAAACACCAGTTACCGTGATTTCAGCTGGAGCTAAAAGTATTTTAGATATTGGTTTAACTTTAGAATATCTAGAAACTAAAGGTGTTCCTGTTATTGGATATGGTACTAAATCTTTACCAGCATTCTATTCACGAGAAAGTGATTTTGAAGTGAACTTCAAAATCGATTTCCCAGATGAAATTGCTAAACTAATTAAAACAAAATTAGAACTTAATCTACGCGGAGGTATGCTTGTTGCTAACCCAATCCCAAAAGAGTATTCAATGCCAAAAGAAGTCATCAATAAAGCTATTGATGAAGCTTTAGTCGAAATGGATAAATTAGGAATTAAAGGAAAAGAAGCAACACCGTACTTATTAGGTAAAATTGTTGAACTAACAAAAGGAAAATCTCTAGAATCAAATATCAAACTAGTATATAATAATTGTGAGTTAGCAGCTCAAATTGCAACGGAACTTAAAAAACTAGGGGTGTAATTATGAAACGAGAAGGCTATATAAACTGGGATCAATACTTTATGGGTGTGGCGATACTTAGTGCGATGCGCAGTAAGGATCCAGTAACTCAAGTTGGTGCTTGTATTGTAAATAAACGAAACCGTATTGTAGGGATTGGCTATAATGGTTTTCCTTATGGTGTAGAAGACGATAACTACAACTGGGGTAAAAACGATCAATGGTTAGATTCTAAATATCCATATGTTGTCCATGCGGAACCAAACGCTATTTTAAATGCAACAGTTCCTCTAGACGATTCAACTTTATATGTTACATTATTCCCGTGTAATGAATGTGCGAAATTAATCATTCAATCAGGAATTAAAGAAGTTGTCTTTATGGAAGATAAATACCATGAAAGAGATAGCTTTGTTGCTTCTAGAAGAATGTTTGACAGTAGTGGTGTTACCTACCGTCAACTAGATAAAGTTGAAGTAACTTTAACATAATGAAAACTATATTTTTAAAACATAAAGTAGAACTAGCTATTTTATCGTTTTTTCTGCTTGTAATGATCTTAATTACTTCAATCAAAGTTGATTACACCATGACAGCCCCTGGCTATAACAATGAAGTGAGTAGCTTTATTACAATTGATGATTCTTATGAACAAGAAGGTTCTTTCCACACAACAAGTGTTATTGTTGTGAGAGAAATGTCAATCTTACAAAAGTACTTTGCTGATAAAGAAGATAAAATTGAAGTAGATGAAATACCTACTTATTATACATACGTTGATGATCATAGTGATATCAACGTTATGGGTTATCAAATGAAAGACGATTCAATCGCCAACGCACTTGTCGTTGGAATTGAAGCATCTAATCAGGAAATAGAATATACTGTTAATGATGTTGTCTATTTAATCTATAACTATATGACAGAGGATACATTAGAAATAGGTGATATCGTTATTTCTATTAATGACGGTAATCCTTATACTGAAGCACCACTAGTAGGTTGTGAAGAAGTAGCTACTTTTGAAATAGTAAGAAATGATGAAACAATGTTATTTGAACTAACTAAGAACTATTATGATGATGAGAAATGTGGGTTTGGATTATATATTAATCCTCTTACAGAAATTATCTCTAGTGAAGTAGATTATAAAATTCATAATGACTTTACAATGGGACCTAGTGGCGGTTTAATGCAAAGCCTTTATGTGTTTAACCTTTTAACACCAAATGATATAACAGGTGGTAAAAAGATCGCAGGAACCGGTACAATCAATGACTTAGGTCAGGTTGGAGCTATTGGCGGAATTGAACAAAAGATTATAACAAGCGCAATGAACGGAATTGATATCTTCTTTGTTCCACATCTAAGTGATAGTGAGTTTGATAACTATATTATGGCAAAAGCTATTTTAGAAACATTAGATACCGATATGAAACTAATTCCTGTAGATTCATTTGATGACGCTAGAAGTTATTTAGAAAGTAAATTTGGAGGTGCCTTTGATGAGTAAGCTTGAAATCAAAAACATCTTTAAAACATATAAAAAACTAGATATATTATCATCATTCTTAACCGCATTATTATTCTTTGCAATAATTGCTGGAATCATTTTGATTCCAACAATACAAATGATATACTTATATATCCCGTATGTTGAGTATTTCTTAATTGGGATTTATATTTCATTATCTTTAACAAGTGTGTATTTTAATAAAATATTTGTTGATACATTAAAAACCTATCAAGTCTCGGACTTGATAGATTATGATAAATTTAAGGTAAGATGTAGTACCGTAATGACTTTAATTATTTTTATTATTGTCTTTGTTGTTTATATCTTCCTTCACTAAGAGGTGACTAACATGAATAAAAAGCATCTCATAATAATGATTGCCACAATCATTATTATGGTTTTACTAGATCAAGTATCAAAGCTCATTATCATTAACAATGTAACTGAAGGAGAACTAATCACAGTAATTGATAATTTCTTTGTGATTGGCCACGCTAAAAACACTGGTATTAGTTATGGTGGATTTAGTGATGCCGGACCATTCTTCTTTATTGGAGTTTATGTTGCTGCTATTGCGGTATTTGCTTACTTAGCAAAAGACATTAACTTCACTTCAAAGAAACTATACTCATTTAGTTTAACAATGATGATAGCTGGTGGGATTGGTAATTTAATTGATCGTTTGTTTTTAGGAGAAGTAACAGATATGTTAGTTCTAATTATATTTAATAGAGAGTTATTTGGTATCTTTAATATCGCTGATATCTTCCTGGTAATCGGGATGGTAATCTTCGCTATCGATATCTTAATTGAGGACGTGTTCAAATGGAAGAAAAATACATAGTTTTAGAAGAAAACAATTTTGAAAGATTAGACAAATATTTAACAACACTTACCGATCATTCAAGAAGTACAGTTCAAGCTTTGATCAAACAAGGTAATGTTTTAGTGAATGAAAAGAGTGTTAAAAACAACTACAAAATAAAAACAGATGATGTTATTGTACTAACACCATTTGAAGAAGTTGAAGTTGATGTACTAGCTGAAGATATCCCTATTGATATCGTCTATCAGGATAAAGACTTACTAGTTGTTAATAAAGGCTATAATATGGTGGTGCATCCTGCACCAGGTAATTATACTGGTACTTTAGTAAATGCCTTACTTTATCATGTGAAAGATTTAGATGCAATTAAAGGGGAAATAAGACCGGGAATTGTTCATAGAATTGATAAAGAGACTAGTGGGTTATTAGTTGTTGCTAAAAACGCTAAAGCATTAGAAGACTTATCCGATCAATTACGTTTAAAAACAGTAACAAGAAAATACGTTGCTTTAGTTGATGGGGTTATTCCTCATAACTTAGGTAAAGTAAATGCACCAATCGGGAGAGATCCTAAAAATAGACAAAAGATGAAATGCGTTGATAGTGGAAAAGCTTCAGTAACGAATTTTAAAGTATTATCTAGATATGAAGATTATACTTTAATTGAATGTGTCTTAGAAACAGGTAGAACCCATCAAATTCGTGTTCATCTCGCATATATTGATCACCCTGTTGTTGGTGATCCCAAATATGGTAGAAGAAAAACTGATACTACGAATGGACAATTCTTACATGCTAAAACATTAGGATTTATCCATCCAACAACTAAAGAGTATATGGAATTTAACGCAGATTTACCAGATTACTTTAAAGAACATTTAGAAACTTTAGAATAACGAGGGATAGATTATGGCTGATGTTTATTTACATAGTAGATTAACAGAAGAACTACTAAAAGAATTAAAAAGTGATATCGATATTAATATCGCTTTTTTAGGTTCCCAAGGACCTGATCCTCTTTATTATACTGGAGGAACAGAATACCGTACGATAGCGGATAATATCCACCGCTACCGAACTAGAGATTTCTTTAAAACAATGGTTAACTATGTTAAAGACAATAACAATAAAACAACATTCTCATTCTTAGTTGGATTTATTTCTCACTATGCAATGGATGTTTTCCTTCATCCATTTGTATATTATAATGTAGGGATTTATCATGAAAACATTCCTAGTACTCATCATATGAGAGGTTTACACCTCAAATTTGAGCGTACAATCGATTGTAGACAAATCGAGAAGGAATTAAACATCCCATCACGTAAAATGAATCTAACAAACAAATACTACCCATTAAAAGAAGCACCACAAGATGTATTATACTTAATGCATCACACTTTAAAACAAGAATATAAAGTATCAAATGGATATACAATGTACGATAAAAGTTCAAAAGCAATGTATAAAACATTAAAGTACTTAGTCACAGATAAAACAGGACTAAAAAAACTATTTTATAAACTAGTAGATTTATTTAATAAAAAAACTGATATGTTTATGAGTGATTTATCATTATTTAAAAACACAAAAAAATACGATTTTCATAATGATTCTAAAAACATCTGGCTTCACCCTTTAACAGGAGAAGAATTCACTTCAACAGTAGAAGACTTATTTAATGAGGCAAAAGCATTTGCCTTATACATAATTACAAAAGTAGATCAATATATTAATCATAATAAAAAAGTAAATCTGGATAATCTATTTACTGACCTATCATTTAATAGTGGTAAAGAATGTAAACTAGGAATGGACTTTAAATACTTCAATATATACAAAAAATAGTGAATGTTAGTATTCACTATTTTTATTACTCATACTTGATATACGAATTAATTTGCAAATATGAAACATATTTACAAACAGATTTACTAATAGTACAATAAGAATAGGAAGAATTATTTGGATATGTGCTGATCGGGTAAAGTGTATATTAAAAAAAACAGCACAATTTTTTTGTGCTGTTTTATATTTCTTGAAAATTGATTGAATTGCAAATAGGAAAGGCTTAGTGGAAACAAGTTATTATATGAGAATGATGGTACAATCATAAGTTATTACTATGATAATGGAGTTAGTAGTTATGGTGATATCTTCTATGTTAGAAATCAACAAGGGGATATTACAAAATTAGTTAACAAGAACGGCGTAGTTCTTGTCGAGTATCTTTATGATACTTGGGGAAGTATCATTGATGTTTCATACAATTCCGCATATTTAAGTGCTGCACAAGCTGCGCACTCATACAATCGTTACTTCTATAGAGGATATAGATATGATGAAGAGACAAGTTTGTACTATTTGAATAGTCGATTCTATAATCCTGATATTGGTAGATTCATTAATTCAGATGGTTTACTAGGAGAAGCTGGAAACATCTTAGGACATAACATGTATGCATATTGTCAAAACAATCCAGTGATGTATACTGATCCAAGTGGAGAGTTTTTTGGTGTTATTGCAGTTATTGCTGTATGTGTAAGTATTGTTGGTGCAATAAGTTTAGGTACAGCTATTGGTAACACTTTTAAACTGATGAAATCGTCTAGAATGCTTAAAAGCACTTCGAAAATAAACTATGATGACTACGATTTAAGTAATGATGAAGTACTTAAAATGAAACTTGATCAAGATGCAAGATTTGCAGCGATAGATAACGTAAGCCTAACAACAAATATTATGAATGGGTTAAGATTAACATTAAGATCTATTGCCAAATTAGCACGTGTTGATGGTGCATTTTCTGATTCATGGGGAGTTGAGCAAGTATCAATTATTGATATAGATTATGAATTAGATGGGATTATTAATAGTTACACAAGTGAAGCTGATTCATTTAATCCAGAAAATGTGGAATATTATAAAAATAGATTTGATTATTGGAGGAAGTATTATGCTGATTTACATTAAGAAAACCGTACTGGTTTTAACCAGTGGATTATTATTTTTAATAGTTGGGAACTACTCAACAGATCTTAATGGTTATATATTTATTATTCTCCTTTCAATATCCGTGTTTCCAACAATACTTGTTATATACTCAAAGAAAAGAGTGTATTTATGGAGTATGATTTTAGCTCTAAACATAGTACTTGTTTTTCTTGGTTCTTTTGTTTTAGATAATGTAGATGTGACTAACCTTGTGGCAATAGTATTAATGGTAACAACCTTGTGCCTGTTTGTAAGATATTTAGCAAAAGGTATTTCACTAATTAAACTTTTGTTTAGTTCATTACAAGTGTTTTTATTCTTCTATGGAATGCTTATGTTTTTTAGTTTAGATAGCACATTAAACATTATAGTATTTTCAACAATGTCATTGTGTTATTTGATAGTTAGTTATGTTTTGATAGGAGTTATTGACAAACTTAACAATTAGCAGATATTATAAGTCAAAATCACTAAGATTCATCAGCGCCTGTGGTCTACTTGGAGAATAAGAGGATTTGTTAATACCAACATGTATGCATACTCTCAAAACAATCCAGTAATGTATACTGATTACAGCGGTTATCTATCCAATGGTTGGAAAATCGGAATTGGTATCGGGGCAATTGCAATTGCAGCTATACTTGTAGCAGCAACTGGAGGGGCAGCATTACCAATATTAGCAGCAGGATTAAAAATGGCACTAATAAGTGGGGTCGTCTCAGCAGGCATGGGAGTAGGTGGATTGGCTGTTTCTATGGCGATTAGTGGTGAAGGAATGGAAGGATTTAAAGACAAAGCTTTAGATGCCGCAGTTGACAGCTTCTCAAATGGTTTTATGTTGGGAGGACTGTTTTACGGTGTTTCAATGTCCTTGGCTGCAGCAAGTAAGTTGAGCAGTTTTCATCGGCCGGTTAATATGAACAATACTGTAAGAGGAATGTTTGGTACACAGAGTGGAAATTATACATTCCTAAGGGTTGGTAAATCTTTTGGATTTGACGCAAGTTTAAGTCAGGGTATTCATATGCATTATGTTACTGCTGCACATGGGTTTAACTTTCATAGAACTTTGATAGTCGAAGTTGCAGTTCCGGTTGTTAATGGAGTATATAATTTCTTTGATGTAGCGCTTAATAGAGGAGAGTAAAATGAAAAATACTAAT
Coding sequences within it:
- the tqsA_1 gene encoding AI-2 transport protein TqsA, which encodes MNNRNKFLSDEFLNKAIRVLVVIILSLGVILLASQFSNIWISITSAISRVAVPLALVWLVSLVMFPLIKLLERRGVGPRGLSVAVIFISTIAVIFFIIYFLVPYILTQVRLFFETDWPAIQSYFANDLRGDFIFGTDIFDAIEGFINESTIVEDTVGGIVDGLTTSLSSSLINVISIAVVLPVTLIYYLIDYEMINDTLRSIIPKRYEKSASDLGSRLNSTVGAYVRGQILLMLAIGAAATILYRLIGLQYFFVFGIIVGITNIIPYFGAIIAMIPVVAYAIITADTGPGPIAVVLVNVGLQMIEGNVFQPIIMGRQLEIHAIVIIMSIMFFGSLFGTLGVIFAAPIAAALRVLFAFYREKKSEREAASLASGNSP
- the tcdA gene encoding tRNA threonylcarbamoyladenosine dehydratase, coding for MFERLIQLIGEEKLEKLKKSTVLIFGLGGVGGSATEAIARSAFGTIILVDKDTVELSNINRQLVALHSTINHTKTEVLKKRILDINPACNVITYNMFYNFETKDQIWQNKIDYVIDCIDTITFKIDIAKVCQDKGIPHISVMGTGNKYHPEKLEIMPLSKTEYDPIAKVMRKKLRIDYKLNEIIVVASKEIPEKTDSTTQSPSSNAFVPNTAGIIAASYIFNKAIE
- the msrAB gene encoding Peptide methionine sulfoxide reductase MsrA/MsrB; its protein translation is MSNTLRYSNYNPLWKEEFHKLKTHLDSLLTTLIIDIVHVGSTSVESLGAKPIIDIDVIFSENLEFIIKILETNNYLYEGTKGIEDRHAFKYLKDDFYEHHLYVIKQGSDNLNNHLTLKRALQNNSKYRKQYQDLKQSLIKHSKQDREFYTNGKTSLITRILKEESLMKSIILGGGCFWGVEAYFKQLEGVSTTEVGYINGNGETSYKEVCAGSGHVEAVLLRYDEEVISIKKILDHFFNIIDPTSINKQGNDVGVQYRTGIYNYQPEQLPFIENYITVRQKEYQKPIRIETVTNLTFYPAEDNHQDYLGKNQNGYCHIDLNSHKNVK
- the psuK gene encoding Pseudouridine kinase → MSNKVLVIGAVNIDIFANTEEKYVLEDSNLAKITLGFGGVGGNIATNLNTLNLEVSFITAFSSDLLGNMLYNHYQKLGIDTSNAYTSLDSNSSVYLGVLDELNDLYLGLNDMSIIKEMDRTFLQTKHDYINQFEYIVIDNNLAKETLEYLLKTYQNKTLILDAVSAKKVVKLQSLLKYISVLKVNQIELDVLSKEDTTINQINDLLKQGVKELLVTNKQNPVFYASNDYTEKYETIPCNNIVNATGAGDAFISGYIQALINQKPIAERILNANTLANKTLQSTISTIEKSDINVK
- the psuG gene encoding Pseudouridine-5'-phosphate glycosidase — its product is MLNDYIELSKEVSKAKAYNLPIVALESTIISHGMPYPENVKTALECERIVRENGAVPATIAILNGKLKIGLSESEIDFLGKEATKIQKTSRRDIAYNITNKINGATTVSATMYIASLANIHVFATGGIGGVHRGAETTMDISADLEELAETPVTVISAGAKSILDIGLTLEYLETKGVPVIGYGTKSLPAFYSRESDFEVNFKIDFPDEIAKLIKTKLELNLRGGMLVANPIPKEYSMPKEVINKAIDEALVEMDKLGIKGKEATPYLLGKIVELTKGKSLESNIKLVYNNCELAAQIATELKKLGV
- the tadA_2 gene encoding tRNA-specific adenosine deaminase codes for the protein MKREGYINWDQYFMGVAILSAMRSKDPVTQVGACIVNKRNRIVGIGYNGFPYGVEDDNYNWGKNDQWLDSKYPYVVHAEPNAILNATVPLDDSTLYVTLFPCNECAKLIIQSGIKEVVFMEDKYHERDSFVASRRMFDSSGVTYRQLDKVEVTLT
- the lon gene encoding Lon protease, translated to MKTIFLKHKVELAILSFFLLVMILITSIKVDYTMTAPGYNNEVSSFITIDDSYEQEGSFHTTSVIVVREMSILQKYFADKEDKIEVDEIPTYYTYVDDHSDINVMGYQMKDDSIANALVVGIEASNQEIEYTVNDVVYLIYNYMTEDTLEIGDIVISINDGNPYTEAPLVGCEEVATFEIVRNDETMLFELTKNYYDDEKCGFGLYINPLTEIISSEVDYKIHNDFTMGPSGGLMQSLYVFNLLTPNDITGGKKIAGTGTINDLGQVGAIGGIEQKIITSAMNGIDIFFVPHLSDSEFDNYIMAKAILETLDTDMKLIPVDSFDDARSYLESKFGGAFDE
- the lspA gene encoding Lipoprotein signal peptidase, which codes for MNKKHLIIMIATIIIMVLLDQVSKLIIINNVTEGELITVIDNFFVIGHAKNTGISYGGFSDAGPFFFIGVYVAAIAVFAYLAKDINFTSKKLYSFSLTMMIAGGIGNLIDRLFLGEVTDMLVLIIFNRELFGIFNIADIFLVIGMVIFAIDILIEDVFKWKKNT
- the rluD gene encoding Ribosomal large subunit pseudouridine synthase D: MEEKYIVLEENNFERLDKYLTTLTDHSRSTVQALIKQGNVLVNEKSVKNNYKIKTDDVIVLTPFEEVEVDVLAEDIPIDIVYQDKDLLVVNKGYNMVVHPAPGNYTGTLVNALLYHVKDLDAIKGEIRPGIVHRIDKETSGLLVVAKNAKALEDLSDQLRLKTVTRKYVALVDGVIPHNLGKVNAPIGRDPKNRQKMKCVDSGKASVTNFKVLSRYEDYTLIECVLETGRTHQIRVHLAYIDHPVVGDPKYGRRKTDTTNGQFLHAKTLGFIHPTTKEYMEFNADLPDYFKEHLETLE
- the wapA gene encoding tRNA nuclease WapA precursor, yielding MYYLNSRFYNPDIGRFINSDGLLGEAGNILGHNMYAYCQNNPVMYTDPSGEFFGVIAVIAVCVSIVGAISLGTAIGNTFKLMKSSRMLKSTSKINYDDYDLSNDEVLKMKLDQDARFAAIDNVSLTTNIMNGLRLTLRSIAKLARVDGAFSDSWGVEQVSIIDIDYELDGIINSYTSEADSFNPENVEYYKNRFDYWRKYYADLH